One genomic segment of Planctomycetia bacterium includes these proteins:
- the crcB gene encoding putative fluoride ion transporter CrcB, with the protein MTSLLLIGLAGAAGAVLRAGLTALATRLCGADFPWGTLAVNLLGCFSCGLLWSLVHRRGVVPADVEQVLLVGLLGGFTTYASFALQTTEMLSAGRLLTAAAYVGGTNLLGIAAVWAGMRFGG; encoded by the coding sequence TTGACGTCCCTGCTCCTCATCGGCCTCGCCGGCGCCGCCGGCGCCGTCCTCCGCGCCGGGCTGACCGCCCTGGCGACCCGTCTCTGCGGGGCGGATTTTCCCTGGGGCACGCTGGCGGTCAATCTCCTCGGCTGCTTCTCCTGCGGCCTGCTCTGGTCACTGGTCCACCGCCGGGGCGTCGTGCCGGCGGATGTCGAGCAGGTGCTGCTCGTCGGCCTGCTCGGCGGCTTCACCACGTATGCAAGCTTCGCCCTGCAAACCACGGAGATGCTCTCCGCCGGGCGGCTGCTCACGGCGGCGGCCTACGTCGGCGGCACCAACCTGCTCGGCATCGCCGCCGTCTGGGCTGGGATGCGGTTCGGCGGCTGA
- a CDS encoding ABC transporter ATP-binding protein, which translates to MPVPAFTARGLTRIYRMGEVEVAALRGVDLDIAQGEFIVLLGPSGSGKSTLLNILGALDAPTAGSVRFHDHDLAAADDAQRTAYRRDHVGFVFQFYNLLPALTALENVAVVAEIARAPMPAAAALELVGLADRADHFPAQLSGGEQQRVAVARAIVKRPEVLLCDEPTGALDAATGVVVLDALARVTAELGATTVLITHNAGIAAMADRVLFMSDGRIAGERVNATRMPPDQLHW; encoded by the coding sequence ATGCCCGTGCCCGCGTTCACTGCCCGCGGCCTGACCCGCATCTACCGGATGGGGGAGGTGGAGGTCGCGGCGCTCCGCGGGGTCGATCTCGACATCGCCCAGGGGGAATTCATCGTCCTCCTCGGCCCCTCCGGCAGCGGCAAGTCGACGCTGCTCAACATCCTCGGCGCCCTCGACGCCCCGACCGCGGGCAGCGTGCGGTTTCACGACCATGACCTCGCCGCGGCCGACGATGCCCAACGGACCGCCTACCGGCGCGACCATGTCGGCTTCGTGTTCCAGTTCTACAACCTGCTGCCGGCGCTCACGGCGCTGGAGAACGTGGCGGTGGTGGCCGAGATCGCCCGGGCGCCGATGCCCGCCGCGGCGGCGCTCGAGCTCGTCGGCCTCGCCGACCGGGCCGACCACTTTCCCGCCCAGCTCTCCGGCGGCGAGCAGCAGCGGGTGGCGGTGGCGCGGGCGATCGTCAAGCGGCCCGAGGTGCTGCTCTGCGACGAGCCGACCGGGGCCCTCGATGCCGCCACCGGCGTCGTCGTGCTCGACGCGCTGGCCCGCGTGACCGCCGAACTCGGGGCGACGACCGTGCTCATCACCCACAACGCCGGCATCGCCGCCATGGCCGACCGCGTCCTGTTCATGTCGGACGGCCGGATCGCCGGCGAGCGGGTCAACGCTACCCGCATGCCTCCCGACCAGTTGCACTGGTAG